The Strigops habroptila isolate Jane chromosome 14, bStrHab1.2.pri, whole genome shotgun sequence genomic sequence GCAAGTGCTTTGCAGTCCTGAGTCAGGTCCTGTAATGCACTTCAGAGATGAAGTGCAAACACATTGGGTCACTGCCATGAAAAAAGCCCTTTTAAATGAGAGGCAGAGAGAATAACTGCTCCTTCTGTCCCGATAACTGCTCACATAATGATGTGCGCAGTGCCAGCTGGCAGTTGGTGACTCTTGTCTGGTTTATCCAAAGCAGGGTCTCAATATGTGACCCCCGGGCAGCCTGTCATGCACCCAGAGCCCAGGGAAACCAGGAGCAGGTTCCCCAAGCGCAGGTTTAAGTCCAGTCTCCCTCACTGGGGCTGCTTGATGCTGATCTGTCTCTCAATACCTCACCCTGGGCTGCCAAAGCTGGCTCTGTACACATGGATGTAGTGGAGGGATGGGAGTGGGACTATGGGGGCTTTTCAGACTGAAGGCTTTACATCTTGGTGTTGGAGGAACTTGCTAAGGCAAGATCTGCCATGCCTAGTTCCTTCTTGAGCAGTACATGACATTCTTGTTGTTACCAGCCTCCCAAGGGAGCACGTGCCAGCActtctctctgctccagcagcttttctgagcACCTCATCTAACGGCATCCAAAGTGGAGCAACCTCTGCCTTGTGTTGAGAGATTACTGGTGGTGctgattttgatttatttctttctaatattgAATAATAGTGCTGAGGTGGGCAGCCTGGATGTTCAGCACCCCTCCTTGGAAGGGCTTTGCTTCTCCATGTTGGGCCAGGGCTCAGTGGGGCCACCAGGCAACCAAGCAGGGATTTTCTGTGTCCACCCTGGGCTGTGTTTGCAGCTCTTGTACCCGATCACTGTGCCTGTTCCTGGGCTTTCAGCATCCCCTGATGCTCTGGTCTGATTGTGAGAAGTCCTTCAGTGCCTGATGCAATGGGAGTGTGCtcaagaaaacaggattttggAGTCTGGAGGGGATAAGGCATCCCTCTGAGTGGTGCACCCTGAGATGCTCTTGGGCTGAGCGCCCCGTGATGCTTCCCTGGATGGGGCACTTACTGTGTGCctcccagagaggctgtgccCAGCATAAACCTGCCCTGAGCTCTGCCAGGAGGGGAATCACCACCCAGGGCCAGAGAGACAAGGGCGGGAGCTCTGGGGATGAGACCCTGAAGTCAAAAAGGGTTCCAAAGACTCTTTGATGGCACAAAGGTCAGTGTGAAAGGCCCCTGCCATGGATGAACACCCCTCCAGAAAGGCTTTGGATTGACCCACAGCATGGGCCTATAAGACTGACTTTATATCTCTTTATATCATTATATGTCCTCATATTGGCCACCTCCACCCTGCAGCACCACTGCCTGCCCTGTCGACCCACACATCCAAACCAACAGTTTCTGCCTCtccacaaagccttttccatgGCTGCTTTTCCATGGAGGGGCCCCTTTTATAAGTTCACATTGGATTAAAAAGTCCTTGTGGGCTCAATCATGTCCGAGTGCAGCTCGGCTGCTGTTTAATTAACAGCCTAATATACATTTGTTCCTGACAGGAAAATAGCCTGGCAAAAGCCCAGTGCCCTTTACGTGATGGATGGTGGAACAAAACGTGTGTCTGCGGGCTGCAGGATGTGTTTACATCAATGCATTCATCTCTGTGTGTCAGATCCTTGCCCAGGACCACACAGAGATCAGCAAAGCCTCCTTGCCCTCCTGCAGCTCAATACAGGCACATCTCTGCTCCCTGGAGCCAATCTTGGGTCTGTGAGAGGCAGGAGAGCCTGGCACAGGGGTGCAGGAGAGGGGGAATTGTGCAGGACGCAGGAGAGCCCATCGTCAGCCCCTGTGATTTTCTGCTAGTGCTTAGGATGATGTGCAATGGTCTTTGTCTTGTTCAGAAGTGAAACTTAGTTCTGTGTTGGGTATGTTACTATAAAGACTGGGAGGCAAGAGGGAGGACCCCTGAGTGCCCCAGAATGTCAGGGCATTTCTCTCTGGCCTCTGCTATTCTTTGGCAGAGAGAGCCCTGCACAGCAAGGCAGGACAATGTGGGACTGAGGCATGGGATGGTGCTGGGAGAAGTGAAGGTTTTGGGGCTGGGCTGGCTCCACGCAGGGATAGGGTGGGAGGCGTTAAGGATGTGAGGGGGCTGGTTAACCTTTGACTGGGttgcaggaggatgctgaggcacAAGGGGTGATGGGGCGGCAAGAAACTCCAAATCCTCCTTGCCAGCACTGGGCAGTGGTACTGGTGCCCAATGGACACTTAGGGTTATCTAGGCTCTGTCATCAGTGCTCTGTTCATAACAGCTGGGGATGTCTCTGCCTCTGTGCCACCTCTGCATGGGGATGGAGAGAGGGTTTGGGACAGAGGGATCAGCAGTGGCTCATCCTTCTTGTCTGCAAtacaaaaagcctttttcttcctcctggctgGGCTCCAGTGAGAGAAGCAAACTCAATTAACATGATGGCTGGGAAGATGCAGGCTGGCATTTGgcactgcagcttttcagaggCAGTAATTCTTCAGCGTGGTTCGTTATGAACTGCAGTGGCAGTGGTGGGCATCGGTCCAGCTCCAGTTAACCATGGGTCTGGGCCCTCAGCTGGGAATAGCCAGGACTTCCTTGCCTTGGAGTGGACCACAGGAGAGGTGAGGATGTGTCTTTCTGCTAGACATGCCCCCAGTTAGCTTTGTCGCCTTTGCGGGtatgtgcctcagtttcccttcttACAATGGGCATCACGGATGCTGTGGATGTTAATGGCAGAGGGATgcaagcagctcagcagtgggtgggatgggacaagagggCTCCTGACATCAGCCAGGCTGCTTGAGGGACTCGCATCACCCTGGCTGGGGCAGGTTGCAGTGGAAGATGCAGCAGAGCACGTGAAGGTGATGTGCACCCCTGCACACCGCAGTGCTCAAAGCCACACCGGTGCCGAGCTGGGGAGACCTTCCCCTGGGCCGTGCCTGCCGGGAGGGTGAAGGAGCAGGGTGGAGCGTGCCTGTAGCCTCCTTGCTTCCGGCACCTGAGCTGGCTCCTGGAGTCAGGCTGAGATCAGGACATGGGGAAGTGCTGAGCCAGTAGACGTGCCCCCAGGCGCTACCACAGCAGTAATAATCACCAGCAACAATAGCTGCTGGCCTGGCTTTCTGTTGGTGCAAGAGGTAGAGAGCCCTGAGGGGAAGCTCATCTACAGCATCTGTGCTGGATCTAGGGGGATTTGAACTTGGAGAAAAGCTAAATCCTTGACCTACCACCACCTGGACCTACCACAACACCCAAAGCTCTGCTCTCGGTCCAAAACCTCATCTTTTCTGCTCATTTCTAAGCTTTACTCGGTTCATTGCCCTGGCTATGTTGaagttggtgggttttttccttccagccatGAATGAGTTTTCCTCTTCCTACACCCAAAAACATTTTATGGGAGCCAGAGGCACTCCGCACCCAGCTGGCTCCTGGTCTGAGGGCCTGATCCTTCACACACACCATGAGCCAGAGCATGAGCCAGCCCAATGCTATCAGAGGAACTTCACACATGCAGCCAGGGAAGGACATGTGTAAGTGCCGCTGGATTCTCCAGCTAATTGGGATCCTATGGAGAAGTGGAGGGGAAAAACCAGCAGGAAGGGAGTGAGTGTGCCTGTCACGGTGCAAAGGGAGTGACTCAGGACATGCACATGTCCACCTAAGGGGCTCAATTAACAGTGTTTTTCATAATGATTATTACAGGAGTTGACTCAGCACTCGAAAACGCTTTGAAGTTGAGAAGTGCTGCGCTCTATACCTGTTATTAACATAGGTTCCCACTTAGTGGACCCTGCAGTCAGCATCTCCTCGTGTGCAGCGCCCTGGAGGGGAAGGTTTGCTCAGACAGACACCTGCCAGAGGGAGGGCCTCATGTTTATTATCTGTGCTGGATCAAACACCTCTACTTTGCAAGTCACCGTTCTTCTTCCCTTTGGATGCATTTGTAGCGCCTGCGGCAGGCATTTATAGGGCAAAGGGACCCAGAGATCTAATTTTGCTCGAATGCTCTTGCTTTTAGACAGTAGAAATGCCCAGGGAAAGCTAGTTTTGATGCACTCACTCATGAGGGGAAAGTAGACCTTCAAATATGAATCCCCCAAGACCTTCCCCTTTGCCAGCTGGACCAGCCAGCCATGAGAATGGGCTCTATGGATGGAGCATCCATACACTTGGCCTGGGGAGCAGATGATTTCTAGTGAGTCCATTGCTAATTCCGTGCCCCCATCATGAGTCCATGTACCTGTTGGGACCCTCATGGTGCCCTGGCTCATCTGCCCGCCCGTGTTGGGCACACATGTGCCTGTTCAGAGCACACgtaaacaaaccaaccacccTCCACACGCCGGAGTCCTACCGCCAGCGCCGGCAGTTCCAGTTTCACTGGCTCTTTAATCCAGCCCCATCAATAATTCACTCCTCTCTTGCAATTCATCAAATATTTATCCTCCCCATGAATTTCCCAGCCTGGGCATGTCACTATGAGGGTAGAGATGAGGGCTGGGGAGTTGCCACTCCTGGAAACTGGGCATTGCTACAGCACTGgcagctccctcctctccttctgctGGTTTCACAGCTCTTCAACCCTGTGATCTGCCCTTCTCCCTAACACCCATCTTTGAAGCCTTTCTTTGCTTCTAAGAGAGATATGTCCTGCAGGGTTTGTGGGTCTTTTGGATCTTACGCAGTTTTGAACCTTTTAACTAACTTGCTGAGTTTGCCAGCAGGCTCGGGGTTGTACTTACTAAGTTTCTACAAACCCTGTGAAAACACGAGATTGGTAGAGCTATTGGTGATGCTTCCACAAGGGAAAAGCTGAGCACACCTCAGAGCAGCATTTAGGGAATGCAGGCAGGAAGCTCACACTCTGAGTCCAAGTAATCTCCAGCTTAATATCTGGACACTGTCTTTattgcttctgcctttttccGAATCATTTCCCTTCAGTATTTCATAGCTGGGATGTCAGCAAAGCCTGAGGGTTGCAACTGAGTCATTACACCAGCTGGTGgctctgctctggctctgctgtTCTGTTATGGGAGTGTGGATGTGCTGGATGAGGACAAAGCTGTTATGGGTGCTAGGGATGAAGATGCAAAGCAGACCAGGAAAGAAATCCCTCAGCTCCTGTGATCTCCGTGCTCTTCCTCTGAAGTACTTTTCAGGCTCTTTCAAGTGTGACGAGCCATAGCACAGAgcatgtggggctggggagggggttgagggctctgctgctcccagctcttcTCAACACAGATCccaaagcagcaaagaggaaagtAACACTGGTTGACAGTCTCAAGTGTGCATTTGCCTTCCAGACTCCTGGTGTCAGCGGGGCTTGGAGCTGATGTCTTCATGGTTGAGAGACAATGCTTGGTTCCTCATTGGAAGAGTGGTGATGAAAcgggcaggagctgtgctgagacagagccctgctgcccACGGGAGTTGCTTTTGAGGGTGGTGGAGCTGCACAGCCTTAATAAAAGGCTTTGCCTTATCCCTGTGCAGGAAGGGAGAGCGCCTTGTTGACAGAtactgctgctggctgcataTCATTAGCACACGCACTCAGGCGAAGGCTGGTGCCAGCAGGGGTGTGAACTGGCTCTTGTTTCAGCAGGTCACAAATAGAGAGGAATGTCAGGAGGACCAGCTTCCCCTGAATCCCTGGTTTGTGTCTGTCCTGCCATGGGAGGCAGATGTGGGCAAGCGGTTGTGCCCTGTCAGCAGCTTGCTGGGGTAGGGGCTGGCACGGTGTGAGAAGAGATGCTGATGGCATTAGTCGAGTGTCCTGCTCTTGAGGAGCGCAGAAACCTAATCTCCACTTTCTCTGAAACTGGATTCTCAGGATGTGCTAATACCAATGTGCTCCAAGCCATGCAATCGAGACCAAGCGTGGTACAGCAAAAActcccaacaaaaccccaaggCCAAGGCCAGCAAGAAGGAACATGTGTCTCCTGAGAGCTAAATTCATGTCATGACTTGCATGTCAGGCACATGATTCCATGTCAGTGGTACACCCCTCCAGAAACCCCCTTAAAATTAAGCTGTGGGGGCCAGAGGCATGTAGCTTCATATTTTGAGCTTCATCTATTTCATATTTTAGGAGCTCATGGTACTGATTTGGCCCTGCACAAGTGGGAATGTCTCAGTAGAGTCTGCCAACCATGCCTGCATGTTAACCGGTTCTTTTCTTGCTGTCTAGGGGGGATCCAGACAAATGTGACATCTGGGGGAACACCCCTCTCCACTTGGCAGCAGCCAATGGCCACCTCAACTGCCTTTCCTTCCTCATCTCTTTTGGGGCCAACATCTGGTGCCTGGACAATGACTACCACACCCCGCTGGACATGGCAGCCATGAAGGGGCACATGGAGTGTGTGCGATACCTGGACTCGATAGCTGCCAAGCAGAGCAGCCTCAACCCCAAGCTGGTGAGCAAACTGAAGGACAAGGCCTTTCGGGATGCGGAGCGGAGGATTAAAGACTGTgtgaagctgcagaagaagcACCACGAAAGGATGGAGAAACGGTACAGAAAGGAGATGTCAGATAATTCGGATACCATGAGCTTCTCCAGCTATTCAAGTAGCACCTTAAGCAAGAAGTTCCAGCACATGTCTATGGTGACTTCCCTGCCATACTCACAAGCCACCATCCATGGCACAGCCaagggaaagacaaaaatacaaaagaagctggagaagaagaagCAAGTGGATGGGACGTTCAAGATCTATGAGGATGGGAGGAAAAGTGTGCGGTCTCTATCTGGTCTGCAGCTGGGGAACGATGTCATGTTTGTGAAGCAGGGCACATACGCCAGTCCCAAGGAATGGACCCGGCGTAATATCAGAGACATGTTCCTCACGGATGAAGACACTGTCTCCCGTGCCATAAGTGACCCAGGTTTGCACATGGACTCGGCCCATTCGGAAGTCAGCACCGACTCTGGCCACGACTCCTTGTTCAACCGCCCCGGGCTCGGCACCATGGTGTTCCGGCGCAACTATGTCAGCGGTGGGCTTTTTGGGATCGGCCGGGAGGACGCTGGCACATTGGGTGAAGACAACACAGATGGGGTAGGTGTCAAACTGCGGAGCCGCCTGCAGCGCTCGCCAAGTCTCAACGATAGCATTGGCAGTGCCAACAGCCTGCAGGAGAGGAACGCGGAGGAGCTGCCCTGGGATGAGGTGGAGCTGGGCttagatgatgatgatgaaccAGATACCAGTCCCTTGGAGACTTTTCTGGCTTCCCTGCACATGTTTGAGTTCATCTCCAtcttgaagaaggaaaagattgaCCTGGAGGCCCTCATGCTGTGTTCAGACAATGACCTGAAGAGCATCAATATCCCGTTGGGCCCTAGGAAAAAGATTgtggatgccatccagaggagACGACAAACTCTGGAGAAGCCAGATGTCATTGTAGACACTGAACTGTAAGTAGGAGATGGGGCCTCTGAGAGATTAAAGCCTTCAGCAGGTGGAGATGTGGATAATGTAAGGTCTTGGTTTCAACCCACTTGGAAGAGTAGGAGTCCAGGTAACCTCAGTGCTTTTGTGTGTGGGCAAATTCCTGCTCGTGTGGAAATGATGAGAGTTCATAGAGGTAGCAACAGCGTTAGCTCATTACTCAACAGCTCTAATGTGGCTGGGCAGGACGTGAAGCCCTTGTTTGGTTTCATAACCTGTATGAATGCAGACTGCTCTGTGGTCTGATTCTTCTGTGTCCCCGTAGCTGGGATTTTCAACCAAGCTCAGGCTTGTCTTGACTCTTCACCTTTTGAAGGCATTAGGAAATCAGCCACAATTCCCGGTGGGAGCAGGCTGACGGCAGTGCCCAGCGCCATTGGGAATCCTTCCCCAGATACTTGAGATCTTACTCAGACCTTTGGAGACTGCATATTTGGGTTGGAATTGTTGCTGTTCTAtggtgtttggttggtttggttcGAAGGACCACGTGCCATGGAGGTGAAGGGAAGGCGTCAGTGTGCTCTTCCCACTGTCACATCTGCTGACACCCCAATTCACTGTGTGCTTTGGGCTTGCCGGCCTTCAAGTATCCGTGTGCTTCTAGCTGGTTTCACAGCTTTCAGAACACTCAGGCCTGAATCCTCAGGGTGCTGATGggtttctctctttccctttgcagatagcatcatcatcttttttttaatgatccagaaacaaacccagttctAAGTTGCCAGAAAACACAAGCCAGAGACTCCCTTCCTGGGGCAGCTGAAAGCTACAGCCATCCCCAGCGGTCCCTCTGGActgccctcctgctccctcgctctgctccctgcctgtgcaATGCTCCCAGGCGGTACCTGCTACAGAGGGATGACGGCTGAGATCGgaccaggcagctcctgccaacCTTGAAGGGATGACGGTCATTGCTCGCTGGAGGAAGAAGCGTGCTGCACTGTGCTGTCACAGGCTGTGAGACCACACAAGCCAGGAGTGGAAGGAGATACGTGATCATATTATCAAAGGGACCTAAAATAAATAGTTACAATCCATTCCTTCTTGAACAAGTGGTTGATGTGGGGCttgggctggaggagcagagatggggagTCCTGGTCTCTCTTCTGGTTCTCGTTGTATTGTTTGTTATTGGGGTTTGGAAGGGAGTTTTGATTACTGTGGTTTggggctgtgccagccctgACTATAGCCAGCACATCCCTGAGTCCAGTCCACGCTGTCTTCTGAAATGAAGACATGTTTGAACACGTTGGTAGGTGCCTTCCAGTGGTCAAACTGCTCTCCCATGGAGGCAAT encodes the following:
- the USH1G gene encoding Usher syndrome type-1G protein isoform X1, producing the protein MPCCWCVKGLWRGAVRAGGCLGPREALERLPGCAWSGRDFSGVLVQRRCAREPSPSPRPCPSSEHPLGTHALARGPLHTMNDQYHRAARDGYLDLLKEATKKDLNSPDEDGMTPTLWAAYHGNLDALRLIVSRGGDPDKCDIWGNTPLHLAAANGHLNCLSFLISFGANIWCLDNDYHTPLDMAAMKGHMECVRYLDSIAAKQSSLNPKLVSKLKDKAFRDAERRIKDCVKLQKKHHERMEKRYRKEMSDNSDTMSFSSYSSSTLSKKFQHMSMVTSLPYSQATIHGTAKGKTKIQKKLEKKKQVDGTFKIYEDGRKSVRSLSGLQLGNDVMFVKQGTYASPKEWTRRNIRDMFLTDEDTVSRAISDPGLHMDSAHSEVSTDSGHDSLFNRPGLGTMVFRRNYVSGGLFGIGREDAGTLGEDNTDGVGVKLRSRLQRSPSLNDSIGSANSLQERNAEELPWDEVELGLDDDDEPDTSPLETFLASLHMFEFISILKKEKIDLEALMLCSDNDLKSINIPLGPRKKIVDAIQRRRQTLEKPDVIVDTEL
- the USH1G gene encoding Usher syndrome type-1G protein isoform X2, producing MPCCWCVKGLWRGAVRAGGCLGPREALERLPGCAWSGRDFSGVLVQRRCAREPSPSPRPCPSSEHPLGTHALARGPLHTMNDQYHRAARDGYLDLLKEATKKDLNSPDEDGMTPTLWAAYHGNLDALRLIVSRGGDPDKCDIWGNTPLHLAAANGHLNCLSFLISFGANIWCLDNDYHTPLDMAAMKGHMECVRYLDSIAAKQSSLNPKLVSKLKDKAFRDAERRIKDCVKLQKKHHERMEKRYRKEMSDNSDTMSFSSYSSSTLSKKFQHMSMVTSLPYSQATIHGTAKGKTKIQKKLEKKKQVDGTFKIYEDGRKSVRSLSGLQLGNDVMFVKQGTYASPKEWTRRNIRDMFLTDEDTVSRAISDPGLHMDSAHSEVSTDSGHDSLFNRPGLGTMVFRRNYVSGGLFGIGREDAGTLGEDNTDGVGVKLRSRLQRSPSLNDSIGSANSLQERNAEELPWDEVELGLDDDDEPDTSPLETFLASLHMFEFISILKKEKIDLEALMLCSDNDLKSINIPLGPRKKIVDAIQRRRQTLEKPDVIVDTEL